The following are encoded together in the Geobacter sulfurreducens PCA genome:
- a CDS encoding DUF167 domain-containing protein yields the protein MPDPPSPAPRITDSANGVTFSVHVQPRASRNEICGVQGEAIKLRLTSPPVEGEANRLCVEFLAKRLGVPKSCVAIIAGEKSRHKTIRVSGSDAAAVLALLENSRR from the coding sequence ATGCCTGACCCCCCTTCCCCTGCACCGCGGATTACCGATTCCGCCAACGGCGTCACCTTTTCGGTCCACGTGCAGCCCCGGGCGTCGCGCAACGAAATCTGCGGCGTCCAGGGGGAAGCAATCAAGCTGCGGCTCACCTCGCCACCGGTGGAGGGTGAGGCGAACCGCCTCTGCGTCGAATTCCTCGCCAAGCGGCTCGGCGTGCCCAAGTCCTGCGTCGCCATCATAGCCGGCGAAAAGTCCCGCCACAAAACCATCAGGGTTTCCGGCTCCGACGCAGCCGCCGTGCTGGCCCTGCTCGAAAACAGCCGCCGGTAG
- a CDS encoding DivIVA domain-containing protein — MKITPLDIQQQQFKGKMLGGIDPEDVDSFLQLVAQEMEGLIRENTDLREQCRKAAADAEQTARQERELREAMLAAQKITEEMKANAQKEASLIVSEAEVKAEKILVDAERRLGQLNEQLQDLRRQKLQFESAFKALLDTHYKMISLEDA, encoded by the coding sequence ATGAAAATTACCCCCCTCGACATCCAGCAGCAGCAGTTCAAGGGCAAGATGCTCGGCGGCATCGACCCGGAGGACGTGGATTCGTTTCTCCAGTTGGTGGCCCAGGAGATGGAGGGGCTCATCAGGGAAAACACCGACCTGCGTGAGCAGTGCCGGAAAGCGGCCGCCGACGCCGAGCAGACGGCGCGCCAGGAGCGCGAGTTGCGCGAGGCCATGCTCGCGGCTCAAAAGATCACCGAGGAGATGAAGGCCAACGCCCAGAAGGAAGCGTCGCTCATCGTCTCCGAGGCGGAGGTGAAGGCGGAGAAAATCCTCGTGGACGCCGAGCGCAGGCTCGGGCAGCTTAACGAGCAGCTTCAGGATCTCCGTCGCCAGAAGCTCCAGTTCGAAAGCGCCTTCAAGGCTCTGCTCGACACCCACTACAAGATGATCTCACTTGAGGATGCCTGA
- a CDS encoding YggT family protein — protein MFVVANFLLAIAKVADILLTIYLYIIIARAIISWVNPDPYNPIVNFLYRSTEPVLSRVRRILPDLGGLDLSPILVLVAIYFIQSFVIRTIYDFAFRMKLGTGAM, from the coding sequence ATGTTCGTGGTCGCCAATTTTCTGCTCGCCATCGCCAAGGTCGCCGACATTCTCCTGACGATCTACCTCTACATCATCATCGCCCGGGCCATCATATCCTGGGTCAACCCCGATCCCTACAACCCGATCGTGAATTTCCTCTACCGCAGCACCGAGCCGGTCCTCTCCCGGGTCCGGCGGATCCTTCCGGACCTGGGGGGCCTCGACCTCTCCCCCATCCTGGTGCTGGTCGCCATCTACTTCATTCAGAGCTTCGTGATCAGGACCATCTACGATTTCGCCTTCCGGATGAAGCTCGGCACAGGGGCCATGTGA
- the ubiE gene encoding bifunctional demethylmenaquinone methyltransferase/2-methoxy-6-polyprenyl-1,4-benzoquinol methylase UbiE → MKNLNLYHFFDCKDRKITMYRLTEKGERIRDMFSDIAPRYDFLNRLLSFGVDRRWRRNAVKCIRWSEGGRVLDVATGTGDVALEIARQTPPSVAIVGVDFSEGMVALGRDKVAGSPYAGRITMEIAPCEAIPFPDDTFDSVTIAFGIRNVVDRSQGLSEMLRVLKPGGRAVILEFSTPRSRLFKRIYSFYFLRVLPVIGGLFSQFGAYKYLPDSVLEFPSQEEFKALMASVGFRDTAHRDQTFGIATIYTGEKGLK, encoded by the coding sequence GTGAAGAATCTGAATTTATATCACTTCTTTGATTGCAAGGACAGAAAAATAACTATGTACCGGCTTACGGAAAAAGGCGAACGCATCCGCGACATGTTCAGCGACATCGCCCCCCGCTACGACTTTCTTAACCGGCTCCTTAGCTTCGGCGTGGACCGGCGCTGGCGTCGAAACGCCGTCAAATGCATCCGGTGGAGCGAAGGCGGGCGCGTACTCGACGTGGCCACCGGCACCGGCGACGTGGCCCTGGAGATTGCCCGGCAAACGCCGCCGTCGGTCGCTATCGTAGGCGTCGACTTTTCCGAGGGAATGGTTGCCCTGGGGCGCGACAAGGTGGCCGGCTCCCCCTACGCGGGCCGGATCACCATGGAAATCGCCCCCTGCGAGGCGATCCCTTTCCCCGACGACACGTTCGATTCGGTGACCATCGCCTTCGGCATCCGCAACGTGGTTGATCGCAGCCAGGGGCTCTCCGAGATGCTGCGGGTCCTTAAGCCGGGCGGCCGGGCTGTCATCCTCGAATTTTCCACCCCCCGTTCGCGGCTCTTCAAGAGGATCTACTCGTTCTATTTCCTCCGGGTTCTTCCCGTAATCGGCGGGCTGTTCTCGCAGTTCGGCGCCTACAAGTACCTGCCCGATTCGGTGCTGGAGTTCCCGAGCCAGGAGGAGTTCAAGGCGCTCATGGCCTCGGTCGGCTTTCGCGACACCGCCCACCGGGACCAGACCTTCGGCATAGCCACCATCTACACCGGCGAAAAAGGGCTGAAATAG
- the cdaA gene encoding diadenylate cyclase CdaA yields MFHLIRWQDIADIIIMSFLAYRLYSWFRHTRAMQVLIGLGILAGVYFVTRNLGLFMTSWILQELGTVLFVLIIVVFQAEIRQALYRFSLLRTFIGRQEGGGELDLAELGRTVFGLARERTGALIVLQRQEALDDYLLHGVKVDGLPSSHLLGSIFRNGTPLHDGAVIIKDGRVSQASCHLPLSMKTELPQNFGTRHRAGIGLSERSDAVVIIVSEERGEVGMALAGEYRKIASPEEFAEVIQGLLYPQRPENVAFTLRQRLLRNLVPKIVTTLIVIAGWLVVTTKEGGIFTVTVPIKFHNLPPRSVLVKSVPESVEVQLKVFTSLIPSPRQLDLVADLNLAGVHDGVNSLAVKDDDLNLPLGVVVTGINPPMVKVTIAGKERKQLRVRPKLTGQLPGRAKLRSVTADPDTVVVEGPGHLLEGLESLPTETVDLAGLRRGGVVERRVVSPSPQIRVLRDEPVRVVVVTSVK; encoded by the coding sequence GTGTTTCACCTGATCCGCTGGCAGGATATCGCCGACATCATCATCATGAGCTTCCTGGCCTACCGTCTCTACAGCTGGTTCAGGCACACCCGCGCCATGCAGGTCCTGATCGGGCTCGGGATTCTGGCCGGGGTCTACTTCGTCACACGCAACCTGGGGCTGTTCATGACGAGCTGGATCCTCCAGGAGCTCGGCACAGTCCTCTTCGTCCTTATCATCGTCGTGTTTCAGGCGGAGATCCGCCAGGCCCTGTACCGCTTCAGCCTGTTGCGTACCTTCATCGGCCGGCAGGAGGGGGGCGGTGAGCTCGATCTGGCGGAATTGGGCCGCACCGTCTTCGGCTTGGCGCGGGAGAGGACCGGCGCTCTCATCGTTCTTCAGCGCCAGGAGGCCCTTGACGACTATCTCCTGCACGGGGTGAAGGTCGACGGACTCCCGAGCAGTCACCTCTTGGGCAGTATCTTCCGGAACGGTACCCCCCTGCACGACGGCGCCGTGATCATCAAGGACGGCCGGGTGAGCCAGGCGTCGTGCCACTTGCCGCTCTCCATGAAGACGGAGCTCCCCCAGAACTTCGGGACCCGCCACCGGGCCGGCATCGGGCTCAGCGAACGGTCCGACGCCGTGGTCATCATCGTATCGGAAGAGCGAGGAGAGGTGGGCATGGCGCTTGCAGGAGAGTACCGGAAGATCGCCTCGCCGGAGGAGTTTGCCGAGGTGATTCAAGGGCTTCTCTACCCCCAACGCCCGGAAAACGTTGCGTTTACTCTGCGCCAACGCCTCTTGCGCAACCTGGTGCCTAAAATTGTCACAACGCTTATTGTGATAGCAGGCTGGCTGGTGGTGACGACAAAAGAGGGCGGGATTTTTACAGTCACCGTGCCGATCAAGTTTCATAACCTGCCCCCCCGTTCGGTCCTCGTGAAGAGCGTTCCCGAGTCGGTGGAGGTCCAGCTCAAGGTTTTCACCAGTCTCATCCCGTCGCCTCGGCAGCTTGACCTGGTGGCCGACCTGAACCTGGCGGGCGTGCACGACGGGGTCAACAGCCTCGCGGTCAAGGACGACGACCTGAATCTTCCCCTGGGCGTGGTCGTCACCGGCATCAATCCGCCGATGGTGAAGGTGACCATCGCGGGCAAGGAGCGCAAGCAGCTCCGGGTGCGGCCGAAGCTGACAGGACAACTGCCGGGCAGGGCAAAGCTCAGAAGCGTGACCGCTGACCCCGATACGGTGGTTGTGGAGGGTCCCGGCCATCTCCTTGAAGGGCTCGAATCCCTGCCCACGGAAACCGTGGACCTTGCCGGTCTGCGCCGGGGCGGAGTCGTCGAGCGGCGGGTCGTGTCGCCGTCGCCCCAGATCAGGGTGTTGCGTGATGAGCCGGTGCGAGTGGTCGTGGTTACGTCTGTCAAGTAG
- a CDS encoding C40 family peptidase, with protein MSIRLRLTIFVLILLALPSLALAAKSHKVKKNETLSSIARKYHVRVADLKAANNLANTRVKPGTILVVPPRSEAAAAEPVAEVATYKVRKGDTLIRIARKTGVSVNDLRQLNNLGKKRVKPGQVLALRAVADEEQPARKLALKKPLKSLDIYNESEYERSLAELVGESGEDTQADFTKGVTLGGDGVTELKKTAYSFIGTRYRFGGTTRKGLDCSSFVQHVFRELDVTLPRTAREQFHVGNPVATGDLQKGDLLFFHTYARFPSHVGIYLGNNKMIHASSRDRRVVISSIDTPYYRSRFIGAKRISQINPDVLTLDDLLTGVEEEGIEDILANDTLGVGLLK; from the coding sequence ATGAGTATACGATTGCGACTTACCATCTTCGTCCTCATCCTCTTAGCCTTACCCTCCTTGGCGCTTGCCGCCAAAAGCCATAAAGTCAAAAAGAACGAAACCCTTTCTTCCATTGCCCGCAAGTACCACGTCCGCGTCGCCGATCTCAAAGCAGCCAACAACCTTGCCAATACTCGCGTAAAGCCCGGCACCATCCTGGTTGTCCCTCCTCGTTCCGAGGCTGCCGCAGCGGAGCCCGTGGCCGAGGTCGCTACCTACAAGGTGCGCAAGGGCGACACTCTGATCCGGATCGCCCGAAAGACCGGCGTGTCCGTGAATGATCTGCGACAGTTGAACAACCTCGGCAAGAAAAGGGTCAAGCCCGGCCAGGTACTGGCGCTTCGGGCCGTTGCCGACGAGGAGCAACCGGCCAGGAAGCTCGCTCTCAAGAAGCCCCTCAAGAGCCTCGACATCTATAACGAAAGCGAATACGAACGCAGCCTCGCGGAACTCGTGGGCGAGAGCGGCGAAGACACACAGGCCGATTTCACCAAAGGGGTAACCCTTGGCGGCGATGGCGTAACCGAGCTGAAAAAGACAGCCTACAGTTTCATCGGCACCCGCTACCGCTTCGGCGGGACCACCCGCAAGGGGCTCGACTGCTCCAGCTTTGTCCAGCACGTCTTCCGCGAGCTGGACGTAACCCTGCCCCGCACCGCCCGCGAACAGTTCCACGTGGGCAACCCGGTCGCCACCGGAGACCTTCAGAAGGGCGATCTTCTCTTCTTTCATACCTATGCCCGCTTCCCTTCCCACGTGGGCATCTATCTCGGCAACAACAAGATGATCCACGCCTCTTCACGGGACCGGCGAGTGGTCATCTCCTCAATCGATACCCCTTACTACCGTTCCCGCTTCATCGGCGCCAAGCGTATTTCGCAGATCAACCCCGACGTGCTTACGCTGGACGACCTGCTGACCGGCGTGGAAGAGGAGGGGATCGAAGACATCCTTGCCAACGATACCCTCGGCGTTGGCCTGTTGAAGTAG